The nucleotide window GATGGACAGATAAGAATGTCCGCATCTTTTATGGATAGTATTAATAACAAGTTTTCTGCGGCTATTAATATTCAGAATGTTCGTTATCCATCAGTGGTAGCCTATGAGTTACAAAAGCAGCATCATAGTATTCTTGCTGCAGAACATGCGACTAATCATGCTTATCAGAAGCTAAAAATGATGCCGTATAATCCAATGACGCAGAAACGTTGGGATGAATATCTTGATCTGAAGAAAGGTCTTACTGGTACAATTGGAGTGGTTGTGCTAGATGATAAGGGGCGGCTGTGTGCTATTACTTCTACTGGTGGAGCCGGATTTGAAGTTCCAGGGCGTGTTGGCGACAGTCCGACAGTAGCTGGCAATTTTGCTTCTTCAGCAATGGGGATTTCGTGTACCGGAATTGGTGAGCAAATCGTGAATAAAGCTGTAGCGGCAAAAGTTCACACCCGTGTCAAAGATGGTATGTCCTTAGCTGAAGCAGTGAAGCGTTCTATTGCCGAAAGTGATGCTGATGGTGATTATGTTGGTTTAATCGCTATAGATAAAGATGGTTATGTCGAAACTGGAACTACTAGTGTTGCGCAAACCCTTTATGCTTATTATGACGGTACCGAATTCAGGACGTTTTATGATAATATGTGATTAAAGTAAAAAGCACCATTGGGTGCTTTTTACTATTGTAGAATCTTTTGTTGGCTAATTTTTTTAGCATAGTTCTGAATTATTTCATTATCGTAAAGATCAATACTCGATTCAATCGTATTTATAAATATTTCTTCATGTGATCCGGATACTTCCATATACTCTACACTATGCCTTGTTCCATGCGCAGATAACGGGATTTCTCTAGCAAGCTGATTGTAATTAGGGAGGCTATTAGGATAAATATGAATAATAATAAGTTGGTCGTTACTATCAAATTGAGCAATTGCATACTTTACTTGATAGTGATAAAAATCAGGGTAGGTGTTTTTATTGTTGCTACATACAGTATAGATTTTATTTGAATTACATTGGTCATAGCCAATTAACTTAGCTTTTTCTAACGGCATAGTTAGTGCTAATCCATCATAATTTATAGCATAATGGGCTGGTTCTTTTTGTTGAGATCTGTGAATATAATCTATTTGATCAATCAGCCTCTGTGGACCTTGAGCGCTTAATTCCCAGCTATTGTCATCTGCTAGAAATGTTTTATAAATGGCAGAAGTTGCCATAATTATGATTATAAATGAAATGGTTTTAGCTAAAAAAAGTAATGGTTTTGAGTGTTTATTCTTAAATATGTCCAGAGTGCCTGCAGCTTCTGCATTTGGATTAATGTCACTTAGAATTTCAACTGCCAATAAATTATTATAACGATTAATCTGATAAGGTAATACTACCAGATCTAGAGCTGATAATAGGGTGGGAATAAGAGTCCAGCAAAAAATCAAGTAGCATATTCC belongs to Aquella oligotrophica and includes:
- a CDS encoding isoaspartyl peptidase/L-asparaginase, encoding MKRIVIHGGCGAREAPSTPFVEYHDHLLPILKEAYSFLDSNDDAVATALLAAKMLEDDPIFNAGTGSRVQQDGQIRMSASFMDSINNKFSAAINIQNVRYPSVVAYELQKQHHSILAAEHATNHAYQKLKMMPYNPMTQKRWDEYLDLKKGLTGTIGVVVLDDKGRLCAITSTGGAGFEVPGRVGDSPTVAGNFASSAMGISCTGIGEQIVNKAVAAKVHTRVKDGMSLAEAVKRSIAESDADGDYVGLIAIDKDGYVETGTTSVAQTLYAYYDGTEFRTFYDNM
- a CDS encoding TM2 domain-containing protein produces the protein MEQQLTTSQLLLFTERYNKYKKSLGIAILLCCFTGFIGGHKFYMRKTGSGICYLIFCWTLIPTLLSALDLVVLPYQINRYNNLLAVEILSDINPNAEAAGTLDIFKNKHSKPLLFLAKTISFIIIIMATSAIYKTFLADDNSWELSAQGPQRLIDQIDYIHRSQQKEPAHYAINYDGLALTMPLEKAKLIGYDQCNSNKIYTVCSNNKNTYPDFYHYQVKYAIAQFDSNDQLIIIHIYPNSLPNYNQLAREIPLSAHGTRHSVEYMEVSGSHEEIFINTIESSIDLYDNEIIQNYAKKISQQKILQ